A single region of the Streptomyces sp. ITFR-16 genome encodes:
- a CDS encoding 3-oxoacyl-ACP reductase, producing MTTDNENICRRLVGRTAVITGAGSGIGLATAHRLASEGAHVVCGDIDETAGKAAAEAVGGTFVRVDVTEPAQVEALFRAADDTYGSVDIAFNNAGISPPDDDSILTTELEAWKRVQDVNLTSVYLCCKAALPYMRRQGRGSIINTASFVARMGAATSQISYTASKGGVLAMTRELGVQFAREGIRVNALCPGPVNTPLLQELFAKDPERAARRLVHIPLGRFAEATEIAAAVAFLASDDSSFVNATDFLVDGGISGAYVTPL from the coding sequence ATGACCACGGACAACGAGAACATCTGCCGCCGGCTCGTCGGCCGCACCGCCGTCATCACCGGCGCGGGCAGCGGCATCGGCCTGGCCACCGCCCACCGGCTCGCCTCCGAAGGGGCGCACGTGGTCTGCGGCGACATCGACGAGACCGCGGGCAAGGCGGCCGCCGAGGCCGTCGGCGGCACCTTCGTACGGGTCGACGTCACCGAACCCGCCCAGGTCGAGGCCCTGTTCCGGGCCGCCGACGACACCTACGGCTCCGTCGACATCGCCTTCAACAACGCCGGCATCTCGCCGCCCGACGACGACTCGATCCTCACCACGGAGCTGGAGGCCTGGAAGCGCGTCCAGGACGTCAACCTCACCTCCGTCTACCTCTGCTGCAAGGCCGCCCTGCCCTACATGCGCCGCCAGGGCCGGGGCTCCATCATCAACACCGCCTCGTTCGTCGCCAGGATGGGCGCGGCCACCTCCCAGATCTCGTACACCGCCTCCAAGGGCGGCGTGCTCGCCATGACCCGCGAACTGGGCGTCCAGTTCGCCCGCGAGGGCATCCGGGTCAACGCCCTGTGCCCCGGGCCGGTCAACACCCCGCTGCTCCAGGAGCTGTTCGCCAAGGACCCCGAGCGCGCGGCCCGCCGGCTCGTGCACATCCCGCTCGGCCGGTTCGCCGAGGCGACCGAGATCGCGGCCGCCGTCGCCTTCCTGGCGAGCGACGACTCCTCGTTCGTCAACGCCACCGACTTCCTCGTCGACGGCGGGATCTCCGGCGCCTACGTCACCCCCCTGTAG
- a CDS encoding DUF2510 domain-containing protein, producing the protein MSNATPPGWYPDTAVPGSERWWDGTAWTAHTRGYATVPQQPVGVPGPPAGGSGGGSGSARAVALVLAGAVVVGAFVTGAVLLGRDDGTAPAGAGPSAAASSTPAGTGTDAASGDSPAPAPSPATDDPALLVDQLNGITLPIPDGWERADRSVDQLLTMRTKGSYDCPGASSSFCYRGTVTTRTPGGTDATTPEALAKEDIGAAAERAYEEDLVGRRTHGGITSHRQTAAGEVSVAGRTGYFIRWRVVTAKGPGGYVQSLVFPSAVGSESPVVVRYAFDAGPDGPPLSLMDTLTKGIRPIGDSAASGGVGSSVAP; encoded by the coding sequence ATGAGCAACGCGACACCGCCCGGCTGGTACCCGGACACGGCGGTACCCGGCAGCGAGCGCTGGTGGGACGGAACGGCCTGGACCGCCCACACCCGTGGGTATGCCACCGTGCCCCAGCAGCCCGTCGGCGTGCCCGGCCCGCCGGCCGGCGGCAGCGGGGGCGGGAGCGGCAGCGCCCGGGCCGTCGCGCTGGTGCTGGCGGGCGCGGTGGTCGTCGGCGCGTTCGTGACCGGGGCCGTCCTGCTCGGCCGGGACGACGGCACCGCGCCCGCCGGGGCCGGGCCGTCGGCCGCGGCCTCGTCGACGCCGGCCGGCACCGGTACGGACGCGGCCTCCGGGGACAGCCCGGCGCCGGCCCCCTCACCGGCCACCGACGACCCCGCGCTCCTCGTCGACCAGCTCAACGGCATCACGCTGCCGATCCCCGACGGATGGGAGAGGGCCGACAGATCCGTCGACCAGCTCCTCACGATGCGCACCAAGGGCTCGTACGACTGCCCCGGCGCCTCGTCCTCGTTCTGCTACCGCGGCACGGTGACCACCCGCACCCCGGGCGGCACCGACGCCACCACGCCCGAGGCGCTCGCCAAGGAGGACATCGGCGCCGCCGCGGAACGGGCCTACGAGGAGGACCTCGTCGGGCGGCGCACGCACGGCGGCATCACCTCCCACCGGCAGACCGCCGCCGGCGAGGTGAGCGTGGCGGGCCGCACCGGGTACTTCATCCGCTGGCGGGTCGTTACCGCCAAGGGCCCGGGCGGCTATGTGCAGTCGCTCGTCTTCCCCTCGGCCGTCGGCAGCGAGTCGCCCGTCGTCGTCCGCTACGCCTTCGACGCCGGTCCCGACGGGCCGCCGCTCAGCCTGATGGACACCCTCACCAAGGGCATCCGGCCGATCGGCGACAGCGCCGCCAGCGGCGGCGTCGGCAGCTCCGTCGCCCCCTGA
- the mycP gene encoding type VII secretion-associated serine protease mycosin, translated as MTRRARHRVIGALCAATAFTLLPASPASADAIRAQQWGLDALHTDRAWQTTRGKGITVAVVDTGVDGSLPDLAGQVLTGKDMIGFGARRGDRSWARHGTAMAGIIAGRGHGDGRGDGVLGIAPEAKILPVRVILEASDPSRAKARKTRGTALADGIRWAADHGADVINLSLGDDSESAHPEPAEDAAVQYALKKGAVVVASAGNGGEKGDHISYPAAYPGVIAAAAVDRYGTHASFSTRRWYATVSAPGDDIVVPAPDRKYYVEWGTSAAAAFVSGAVALVRAAHPGLSPAQIKKLLTDTARNSPPAGRDDARGYGIVDPAAAIKAGGALRPAELRTDSAPAGYREKYFGPGPTPPREDTGPAGWLAPAAGGLGAVLLALAVVLWRGRGSRFLPRPGGR; from the coding sequence ATGACCCGTCGCGCCCGCCACCGCGTCATCGGCGCGCTCTGCGCCGCCACCGCGTTCACCCTGCTGCCCGCGTCCCCGGCGTCGGCGGACGCCATCCGCGCCCAGCAGTGGGGCCTGGACGCCCTGCACACGGACCGCGCCTGGCAGACCACCCGGGGCAAGGGCATCACCGTCGCGGTCGTCGACACCGGGGTCGACGGAAGCCTGCCCGACCTGGCGGGCCAGGTTCTTACCGGCAAGGACATGATCGGCTTCGGCGCCCGCCGGGGCGACCGGTCCTGGGCCCGGCACGGCACGGCGATGGCCGGGATCATCGCGGGCCGGGGCCACGGCGACGGACGCGGCGACGGGGTCCTCGGCATCGCGCCCGAGGCGAAGATCCTCCCCGTGCGGGTCATCCTCGAAGCGAGCGACCCGTCCCGTGCCAAGGCCCGCAAGACCCGGGGCACCGCCCTCGCCGACGGCATCCGCTGGGCCGCCGACCACGGCGCCGACGTCATCAACCTCTCCCTGGGCGACGACAGCGAGTCCGCCCACCCGGAGCCCGCCGAGGACGCCGCCGTCCAGTACGCGCTGAAGAAGGGCGCCGTCGTCGTCGCCTCGGCGGGCAACGGGGGCGAGAAGGGCGACCACATCTCCTACCCCGCCGCCTACCCGGGCGTCATCGCGGCCGCCGCCGTCGACCGGTACGGCACCCACGCCTCGTTCTCCACCCGCCGCTGGTACGCCACCGTGAGCGCCCCCGGCGACGACATCGTCGTCCCCGCCCCCGACCGCAAGTACTACGTGGAGTGGGGCACCTCGGCCGCCGCCGCCTTCGTCTCCGGAGCCGTGGCGCTCGTCAGGGCCGCGCACCCCGGGCTCTCGCCCGCCCAGATCAAGAAGCTCCTCACCGACACCGCGCGCAACTCCCCGCCCGCCGGGCGCGACGACGCGCGCGGCTACGGCATCGTCGACCCGGCCGCGGCCATCAAGGCCGGCGGCGCGCTGCGCCCTGCGGAGCTGCGCACCGACTCCGCCCCGGCCGGCTACCGCGAGAAGTACTTCGGCCCCGGGCCCACCCCGCCGCGCGAGGACACCGGCCCGGCGGGCTGGCTTGCCCCGGCGGCGGGTGGCCTCGGCGCCGTCCTGCTGGCGCTGGCCGTCGTGCTGTGGCGCGGCCGGGGTTCCCGCTTCCTGCCCCGCCCCGGCGGCCGCTGA
- a CDS encoding SseB family protein: MAQKNIPDPGYSDDNGSADPALTEALAAWSEDRTAVGPVLAALRGARLLVPVVAVLGEAEEDENGLRREKTSDMAVPTLRAGGRRALPAFTSTAALARWDPQARPVAVPLHQALQAAAHEKADTVVLDLAGPVAFELTGSALLALAEGRTSADPLDDPAVTSAVRAAVAAEPAVLRAHLVPGPSGGTLALVLAGDADPAGAAGRVARSLAADEVLRARLVRGLDLALLPADAHTPGDALFTR, translated from the coding sequence GTGGCGCAGAAGAACATTCCGGACCCCGGATACTCCGACGACAACGGCTCGGCCGACCCCGCCCTGACCGAGGCGCTCGCCGCCTGGTCCGAGGACCGCACGGCCGTCGGCCCGGTCCTCGCGGCACTCCGCGGGGCCCGCCTGCTGGTCCCCGTCGTCGCCGTGCTCGGAGAGGCCGAGGAGGACGAGAACGGGCTGCGCCGGGAGAAGACCAGCGACATGGCCGTGCCCACGCTCCGGGCCGGCGGCCGCCGCGCCCTGCCCGCCTTCACCTCCACCGCCGCACTGGCCCGCTGGGACCCGCAGGCCCGCCCCGTCGCCGTACCCCTGCACCAGGCGCTCCAGGCAGCCGCCCACGAGAAGGCCGACACGGTGGTGCTCGACCTCGCCGGGCCGGTGGCCTTCGAACTGACGGGCTCCGCCCTGCTCGCCCTCGCCGAGGGCCGTACCAGCGCGGACCCGCTGGACGACCCCGCCGTCACCTCGGCGGTACGGGCCGCCGTCGCCGCCGAACCCGCCGTGCTCCGCGCCCATCTCGTCCCCGGCCCGTCCGGCGGCACCCTCGCCCTGGTCCTGGCGGGCGACGCCGACCCGGCCGGGGCGGCGGGCCGGGTCGCCCGGTCGCTGGCGGCGGACGAGGTGCTGCGGGCCCGGCTGGTGCGCGGCCTTGACCTCGCGCTGCTCCCGGCCGACGCGCACACGCCGGGTGACGCCCTGTTCACGCGCTGA
- the infC gene encoding translation initiation factor IF-3 gives MRLVRRNRRYVAVRQAAAWCYRGGSISAEPRINDRIRVPEVRLVGPSGEQVGIVPLAKALELAQEYDLDLVEVAATARPPVCKLMDYGKFKYESAMKAREARKNQAHTVIKEMKLRPKIDPHDYDTKKGHVVRFLKQGDKVKITIMFRGREQSRPELGFRLLQRLASDVEELGFIESNPKQDGRNMIMVLGPHKKKTEAMAEAREAQAARKAERQGYTPDAEAADEAAEAPAEATSEAPAETPSEA, from the coding sequence ATGCGGTTGGTCCGTCGAAACAGACGTTACGTGGCTGTCCGCCAGGCGGCCGCGTGGTGCTACCGAGGAGGATCCATCAGCGCCGAGCCCCGCATCAACGACCGGATTCGTGTACCCGAGGTGCGACTTGTCGGTCCCAGCGGCGAGCAGGTCGGGATTGTTCCGCTTGCCAAGGCCCTGGAACTCGCACAGGAGTACGACCTCGACCTGGTCGAGGTGGCGGCTACCGCCCGTCCGCCCGTGTGCAAGCTCATGGACTACGGGAAGTTCAAGTACGAGTCGGCCATGAAGGCCCGTGAGGCGCGCAAGAACCAGGCGCACACGGTCATCAAGGAGATGAAGCTCCGGCCGAAGATCGACCCGCACGACTATGACACCAAGAAGGGTCACGTCGTCCGGTTCCTCAAGCAGGGCGACAAGGTCAAGATCACGATCATGTTCCGTGGTCGTGAGCAGTCCCGCCCGGAGCTGGGCTTCCGACTGCTCCAGCGTCTCGCTTCGGACGTGGAGGAACTCGGCTTCATCGAGTCCAACCCGAAGCAGGACGGCCGGAACATGATCATGGTTCTGGGCCCGCACAAGAAGAAGACCGAAGCCATGGCCGAGGCCCGTGAGGCCCAGGCCGCCCGCAAGGCGGAGCGTCAGGGATACACCCCCGACGCCGAGGCTGCGGACGAGGCTGCCGAGGCTCCGGCCGAGGCGACCTCCGAGGCTCCGGCCGAGACACCTTCCGAGGCGTGA
- a CDS encoding MIP family channel protein: MQTRTAVSEFLGTLLLVFFAVGSAVLGVQYIGTVGIALAFGFVLLALAYALGPISGCHLNPAVTLGMLTAHRIDIRTAVTYWIAQFIGGIAGAALLFLLAKQVPGLKTSGKFGSNGYGDRSDVHINLGGAFLAEVVLTFLLVFVVLAVTHKVAVIGFDGLPIGLSLTVIHLVGIPLTGTSVNPARSLGPAIFAGGAALSQLWLFLVAPLVGGVIAALAHRLTHPVPGRDEQVAEV, encoded by the coding sequence ATGCAGACGCGGACAGCCGTGTCGGAGTTCCTCGGCACCCTGCTGCTGGTTTTCTTCGCCGTCGGATCGGCGGTACTGGGCGTGCAGTACATCGGGACCGTGGGCATCGCGCTCGCCTTCGGTTTCGTCCTGCTCGCCCTCGCCTACGCCCTCGGCCCGATATCCGGCTGCCATCTCAACCCCGCGGTCACCCTGGGGATGCTGACGGCCCACCGGATCGACATACGCACCGCGGTGACGTACTGGATCGCGCAGTTCATCGGCGGCATCGCCGGTGCCGCCCTGCTGTTCCTGCTGGCGAAGCAGGTGCCGGGGCTGAAGACGAGCGGCAAGTTCGGCAGCAACGGCTACGGGGACCGCTCCGACGTGCACATCAACCTGGGCGGCGCGTTCCTCGCCGAGGTGGTGCTCACCTTCCTGCTGGTCTTCGTCGTGCTGGCGGTGACGCACAAGGTCGCGGTCATCGGGTTCGACGGGCTCCCCATCGGCCTGTCGCTGACGGTGATCCACCTGGTCGGCATCCCGCTCACCGGCACCTCGGTCAACCCGGCGCGGAGCCTGGGCCCGGCGATCTTCGCGGGTGGTGCGGCGCTCTCCCAGCTCTGGCTGTTCCTGGTGGCTCCCCTCGTCGGCGGGGTCATCGCGGCGCTGGCCCACCGGCTGACCCACCCCGTCCCCGGACGCGACGAGCAGGTCGCGGAGGTCTGA
- a CDS encoding DUF1844 domain-containing protein, which translates to MSDATPGTSPTSDSPGFDDMTRDIAEVPAVEVIVTVAVNLMSAAAVKLGLTEDGDDHKDLDEARKLIHALAGLLDASTTEISSFHAAPLRDGLKSLQLAFREASLVPDEPGHGPGEKYTGPVFG; encoded by the coding sequence ATGAGCGACGCGACCCCCGGCACCAGCCCCACCAGTGATTCCCCCGGCTTCGACGACATGACCCGCGACATCGCGGAGGTTCCCGCGGTCGAGGTGATCGTGACGGTCGCCGTCAATCTGATGAGCGCGGCCGCCGTGAAGCTCGGGCTGACCGAGGACGGCGACGACCACAAGGACCTCGACGAGGCCCGCAAGCTGATCCACGCGCTGGCCGGCCTGCTGGACGCGAGCACCACCGAGATCAGCTCCTTCCACGCCGCGCCGCTGCGCGACGGCCTGAAGTCCCTCCAGCTGGCCTTCCGCGAGGCGTCGCTCGTACCGGACGAGCCGGGCCACGGCCCGGGCGAGAAGTACACCGGACCGGTCTTCGGCTGA
- the rpmI gene encoding 50S ribosomal protein L35 — MPKNKTHSGASKRFKITGSGKVLREKAGKRHLLEHKSSKKTRSLTGTVVVAPADAKKIKKLLGK; from the coding sequence ATGCCGAAGAACAAGACGCACAGCGGTGCCAGCAAGCGCTTCAAGATCACCGGCTCCGGCAAGGTGCTCCGCGAGAAGGCCGGCAAGCGCCACCTGCTCGAGCACAAGTCGTCCAAGAAGACCCGCTCGCTGACCGGCACGGTCGTCGTGGCTCCGGCCGACGCCAAGAAGATCAAGAAGCTTCTCGGCAAGTGA
- a CDS encoding amino acid deaminase/aldolase: MTARAADRTRYNRATAHLDAPIAVVDLDAFDANADDLVRRAAGKPVRVASKSVRCRALLERVLARPGFAGIMSFTLAESLWLARAGFDDVLLAYPSADRSAFAELAADPKLAAAVTVMVDDHAQLELIDAARAGGAEEIRVCLELDTSLRMLGGRVRIGALRSPLRSPAQLAELARSVARRPGFRLVGLMAYEGHIAGVGDSVAGRPLRSRAIRLMQAAARKELAARRAEVVRAVRAVAPDLEFVNGGGTGSVQQTAAEDAVTEIAAGSGLYVPRLFDNYTSFTARPAALFAQPVVRRPGVGVVTVLGGGYPASGAAGPDRLPVPYLPEGLRYDPQEGPGEVQTPLLGAPADDLLIGDKVWFRHAKAGELCERFDELRLIEGDRVTATVPTYRGEGRTFL, translated from the coding sequence ATGACTGCCCGTGCCGCTGACCGGACCCGCTACAACCGGGCCACCGCCCATCTCGACGCCCCGATCGCCGTGGTCGATCTGGACGCCTTCGACGCCAACGCCGACGACCTCGTCCGCCGTGCGGCGGGCAAACCCGTGCGGGTGGCGAGCAAGTCGGTGCGCTGCCGGGCCCTGCTGGAACGGGTGCTGGCCCGGCCCGGGTTCGCCGGGATCATGTCGTTCACCCTGGCGGAGTCGCTGTGGCTGGCCCGGGCGGGGTTCGACGACGTGCTGCTGGCCTACCCCTCGGCCGACCGGTCCGCGTTCGCGGAGCTGGCCGCCGACCCCAAGCTGGCCGCCGCCGTGACGGTGATGGTGGACGACCACGCGCAGCTGGAGCTGATCGACGCGGCGCGGGCCGGGGGCGCGGAGGAGATCCGGGTCTGTCTGGAGCTGGACACCTCGCTGCGGATGCTCGGCGGCCGGGTCAGGATCGGTGCCCTGCGCTCGCCGCTGCGCTCCCCCGCCCAGCTGGCCGAGCTCGCCAGGTCCGTGGCCCGGCGGCCGGGGTTCCGGCTGGTGGGGCTGATGGCGTACGAGGGGCACATCGCGGGGGTCGGCGACTCGGTCGCGGGGCGTCCGCTGCGGTCCCGGGCGATCCGCCTCATGCAGGCCGCGGCCCGCAAGGAGCTGGCGGCCCGGCGGGCCGAGGTGGTGCGGGCGGTCCGGGCCGTGGCGCCGGACCTGGAGTTCGTGAACGGCGGCGGCACCGGCAGTGTGCAGCAGACCGCGGCCGAGGACGCGGTCACGGAGATCGCCGCCGGATCGGGGCTGTACGTGCCCCGGCTGTTCGACAACTACACCTCGTTCACGGCCCGTCCGGCGGCCCTGTTCGCGCAGCCGGTGGTGCGCCGGCCCGGGGTGGGCGTGGTGACGGTGCTCGGCGGCGGCTACCCGGCGTCCGGGGCGGCCGGTCCGGACCGGCTGCCGGTCCCGTACCTGCCGGAGGGACTGCGCTACGACCCGCAGGAGGGGCCCGGCGAGGTGCAGACGCCGCTGCTGGGCGCCCCGGCCGACGATCTGCTGATCGGCGACAAGGTGTGGTTCCGGCACGCCAAGGCCGGTGAGCTGTGCGAGCGGTTCGACGAGCTCCGGCTGATCGAGGGCGACCGGGTCACGGCGACCGTCCCGACGTACCGGGGCGAGGGCCGCACCTTCCTCTGA